In the Balaenoptera acutorostrata chromosome 7, mBalAcu1.1, whole genome shotgun sequence genome, one interval contains:
- the LOC103004400 gene encoding probable inactive serine protease 58 gives MKWYLIFALMSAAGVIPAQDSNTEKMYVAEDFTIPYMVYLQSFPEPCVGSLIHPEWVLTAAHCPLPVKIRLGVYQPNIKNKEEQVRNYSMTVPYPEFNAGSLNNDLVMIKLSKPAALNNQVGTIAIAMEPLSFNDSCFIPTWTWSKYKNLSDPDMLTWINQYTLPYDECQNMQDERMAINIMCVGQPLKTLSENKEVSAAPAICGGRLHGILTWAKGSVTLGSEGFFTEVNPYARWLMSVIESH, from the exons atgaagtggtatctcatcttTGCACTCATGAGTGCAGCTG GAGTCATTCCGGCCCAAGATTCTAACACTGAGAAGATGTACGTAGCAGAAGATTTTACTATTCCTTACATGGTCTATCTTCAGTCCTTCCCGGAACCCTGTGTGGGGTCTCTCATTCACCCTGAGTGGGTACTGACCGCTGCTCACTGCCCCTTACC TGTTAAAATCCGATTGGGAGTTTATCAACCCAACATCAAAAATAAGGAAGAGCAGGTACGGAATTACTCGATGACGGTGCCCTACCCTGAATTCAATGCAGGATCTCTGAACAATGACTTGGTGATGATAAAACTGTCTAAGCCTGCTGCACTCAACAACCAAGTGGGAACCATAGCCATAGCTATGGAACCCTTATCATTTAATGATTCCTGCTTTATCCCAACCTGGACCTGGAGTAAATATAAAAACC TTAGTGACCCTGACATGCTGACTTGGATAAACCAATATACTCTTCCCTACGATGAGTGCCAGAATATGCAAGATGAAAGAATGGCAATAAACATCATGTGTGTGGGACAACCTCTAAAGACCTTATCTGAAAATAAG GAAGTCTCAGCAGCTCCAGCCATCTGCGGTGGGAGGTTGCATGGCATCTTGACTTGGGCAAAAGGAAGTGTCACCCTGGGAAGTGAAGGATTCTTCACAGAAGTGAATCCTTATGCAAGATGGCTCATGAGCGTCATTGAAAGCCACTGA
- the PRSS58 gene encoding serine protease 58 gives MEVALTFDPDYKDVITPPYMIYLKSDYLPCVGGLIHPLWVITDAHCNLPKLQLILGVTKPSNLKEEKHIQVVGYEKMIHHPQFSITSIEHNFMVIKLQTHIELNDYVKLASLPKEPATEDIMCTVSTWTYNVCDLYKDPDSLQNVNISVISKTEWHEAYKTYNIRDSMMCMGIVPGRRLPCKEVTAAPAMCDGVLQGILTFADGCVLRADVGIYTRIINYIPWIENTIWNN, from the exons ATGGAAG TTGCTTTGACCTTTGACCCAGATTACAAAGATGTCATCACTCCCCCCTACATGATCTACTTGAAATCTGATTACTTGCCTTGTGTTGGAGGCCTGATCCACCCACTTTGGGTGATCACAGATGCACACTGTAACTTAC CGAAGCTTCAGTTAATACTGGGGGTTACAAAACCATCaaatctaaaagaagaaaagcatataCAAGTGGTTGGTTATGAGAAGATGATTCATCATCCACAATTCTCCATCACTTCTATTGAACATAACTTCATGGTAATCAAGCTGCAAACCCATATTGAACTCAATGACTATGTGAAACTGGCCAGCCTGCCCAAAGAACCTGCCACTGAAGACATCATGTGCACTGTCTCCACCTGGACCTACAATGTGTGTGATCTCT aCAAGGACCCCGACTCACTGCAGAATGTCAATATCTCTGTAATCTCCAAGACTGAGTGGCACGAAGCCTATAAAACCTACAACATCAGAGATAGTATGATGTGCATGGGCATCGTGCCAGGAAGGAGGCTGCCCTGCAAG GAAGTCACAGCTGCCCCTGCCATGTGCGATGGGGTACTTCAAGGAATCCTGACTTTTGCAGATGGATGTGTTTTAAGAGCCGATGTTGGCATCTATACCAGAATCATTAACTACATACCCTGGATTGAAAATACCATCTGGAACAACTGA